A genomic window from Agreia sp. COWG includes:
- a CDS encoding alternate-type signal peptide domain-containing protein, protein MNKILKGTIAGAAGITLLLGGASTFALWNSSASTSGGNIVAGDLAVNSSPTVASWSINGGTARSDLTGFVAVPGDVITYTKVMSITAKGDNLKANLTVDPASIKAVSSTAPADVALANYLTSNAVLTATGDGISTGPAPYTVTAGAAGVSQNVTVSVTITFPKSTTPGFENSTKLGSANLQALAVTLTQL, encoded by the coding sequence ATGAACAAGATCCTCAAGGGCACCATCGCCGGAGCCGCCGGAATCACCCTCCTTCTCGGTGGAGCGAGCACCTTCGCGCTCTGGAACTCCAGCGCGAGCACGAGCGGCGGAAACATCGTCGCCGGTGACCTCGCCGTGAATTCCTCTCCGACGGTCGCGAGCTGGAGCATCAACGGTGGAACGGCGCGGTCCGATCTCACCGGATTCGTCGCTGTTCCCGGAGACGTGATCACCTACACGAAGGTGATGAGCATCACGGCCAAGGGCGACAATCTCAAGGCCAACCTCACCGTCGATCCGGCATCGATCAAGGCGGTGTCGTCGACGGCCCCCGCCGACGTGGCTCTGGCCAACTACCTCACCTCGAACGCCGTGCTCACGGCCACCGGCGACGGCATCTCCACCGGGCCGGCGCCGTACACCGTGACCGCCGGCGCGGCCGGTGTCTCTCAGAACGTCACCGTCTCGGTGACGATCACGTTCCCGAAGAGCACGACGCCCGGTTTCGAGAACAGCACGAAGCTCGGCTCTGCGAACCTCCAGGCACTCGCCGTGACGCTCACGCAGCTCTAA